GAATCATGACACCCctaatgtttatatatatatatatatatactgtatgtatatgtggaTGTGTACAAGAATAATTGGGCACTGAGTgggttttgatttaatttaatttaatttttaggtttttttcccccacatttctttttctcttaaCGTTGTACTATGTCCAGTGATAACGCATGCTGTGATTTGCCACTATATAAatagaatttaatttaattgatttgGGTATGTTATGTACTATAGTACAGTGTATATAACTAAATGCATTAGTGCATTGCaagtttaaattattaaaaatagaGGATTTAAATTGCAGCAAGAGTACATTAACTATCAGCCAGTTAgcacactttaaataaatagtttttccTTAAATAAAGGAGTGGAATAAGTTAAAAGGCTCTTCAAAAAAAAGGTGAGGTTTATTTAAAAGTGTGATAATTATCACATGAGAATTCTTgagttgcatttaaaaaaaagggaatctCACTCGGGGTAAAGTTTTATTTCGGAAGACCAGCtcacaccctccctccctccctccatccctccgcCTCCTTCCAAAACTTGGCCTGTTTCTCCACTGTGGGATTTTAGAGGCATTTTACAGCCTTATCAACTCCCTTCCATCAGCCTGTTTCCTTCATTAACATTAATAGGATTTGGATCTATTATGCAAAGAGGCTCCGCTGCGTTACACAACCgacttcatcttcatcactgaTCAGACTGAGAAAACAGCACAGAGTTTACTTTATCTTTGTTTCTATATTACATCAAACATTTGCCGCCCGCGTTTTGTTCATCACCTTTATGTGCTCATATACTTGAACTGAGAAATATAAAAAgaccaataaataaatcataattaaacattctaaatcaattaaaatattTGAAGTACATCGTCCATcagactctctctgtctcttagtatagcagtgtttctcTTCCCagcccacccctgctctgctgctgcatacacacaaacactcccttggtcaggtctgatagtattgcttgacagagtccTTTTTCGGACAGAACACAGTAATGTTGTTAATGTTGCTGCAAAGCAAAGAGATTGTGAATGCTTGTGAATGTGCTTGTGAATGTGTGCACCAGTTATTCTCCACTATCACTCCAGCACCGGTTGTTTGAGcacattcaggtttttaaaacacatctcaTGTGTTCACTTGTGTGTTCCAGGCTTTACAAAGTGAAATATTTAGCTTCTGAGTATGAAATAATGATGCTTTGGAGTTGCCGATTGAGCAGGTTGTCATGGGAACAGCAAAGTGGTGCACTCAAGACCcttcattttgtctttattcCCCCCACCCACCCGCAGTAACTTCCTGCTTTGCTGAAGGAGCTATTTTTATCAGGCATTATATAAGACACAACTCCCGTGTTCAGTGCAATTCTTATTTTCCTTCCTTCTCGCTCGTCAGTCCTGACTGTGATGAGACTGCGGGATGCATCGTGTTTATCTTGCGCATCTCGGTCCCTTAAATCACAAGAGAAGGCTTGTGAGAGAAGTCATTCATCGTCATAAAGGGAGCATTAAAGATCGTTCGTGAAAAATGAGAAAGACTGGAAATGAAAAACAGGTGTATGAAAAGTGAGAGGCAAGATAGTAGaagtagggatgtcccgatacaacctTTTCACTTCcaatacgataccgatattgcagccttgagtattggccgataccgatcCAATACGATAttagcacgaatcatacatactttaattacttattttgtagtgtggaatgttagaatatgcttgatcaagtgatattacttaaacagagaacaatagtcagcaacagtaggtatgagaaaaactgaccatttattattaaccaatgggttacatctATTTTAACCTTCTTCATAAGAATatattttttgccatgttaatttcataatttcatcagaaggaaagtaccaagtgctaatgggggtgttttcagagcacccgtttttcacaggtaacagtgtcttcagagaacaccccccttgttttcactattttggagtagcccaacccacacagggtgagtgactcgtcccgcaggtaaacccgGAGCCCGACCCCGCAGGCATACTTAGCCCCGTGTGTGGAGCCTCAGGGCACATTTAAACcacacaaagctcttggcatggctggtttttggggtataattaacaaacggaggcagttgaaagtcgacaggtggcgctggtttatgaaataatgttttagcagctcgtctcaggatgagctagcatgGTGCTAACGGCTAACTCGCGCTCCCTTTTCGGCTTCGtaggttaaagaaaaatatttcataggttaaagaaaaatatttcaTAGGTTATTTCAtaggttaaagaaaaatatttaacctctgaaatagcacAGTAGCACacatgctgttgttgtgatcacgtgggctctacgtgcatccaacacgcagagcccacgtgatcacaacgggcGCTGACAGGCACGCTGACCATGCTGGAACCACTTCTCCACTGTCACCACCGACCACGCCACGCTCACCACGGTGTAAGTCCCCGCTGTGGGTGGGGTTTTGGGGTTAAAAGGGTACAATGTGTGAAATATGTACAGCAGTGGCCACTAGGGTTTAAAGCAAGTACTGCACTGTTGTGTAGTTTGATCCTGGCatatgacatgacatgatatGATAGGATAAGATAAGACAATCCTTGATATCAGATTGTCTTCAGTATAATTTGATTAAGTCCGGTTCCCTAGTCATTaagtttacattatttatttaggaTTAGATCATGATTTATTCACGCAATCTGgtcttaaatgtgtctttaaagaCAAACAGGAGAGAGCGGGTTTTACGCGAGCTCCGCTGACATTTAATATTCAACATTCCCAGCTGAGCACAAAGTGGAGGCGCACTAACTGTGAAAGACACTACGATTAGCTGCTCGACATGGCTGACAGCAAGTactgttgtttgtctttctgacacacacacacacacacacacacatatatgtgccTGACTCAGCCTCAAACAGTGTGATCTTGAATCTTCACAGCACTGAACAAAAGGCCTGAGTTTTGCACAGTGTGTCATCACCAGTGCTGTTTGAAGTCTCTCCTGCACTTTAAAGCAAACACTTTGTTGTGCCTTCAGCAGTACATTCTCTTTCAGGTCTGACCTGgattgtttattattgttgtttgttgtgccTGTTAGCTGTCTGGGTCATTTTCTTGCATTGCGATGCAACAGGAGAGTGTTTAAATGAGtcctcctctttctgtctcccCCTGCAGGATGCTTTGAGTGCTGCATCAAATGTCTGGGCGGGGTTCCCTACGCCTCCCTGGTGGCCACCATCCTTTGCTTTTCCGGCGTGGCTCTGTTCTGCGGCTGCGGCCACGTAGCGCTGACAGGCACGCTGACCATGCTGGAGAACCACTTCTCCACAGTCACCACCGACCACGCCACACTCACCACGGTGTAAGTCCCCGCTGTGGGTGGGGTTTTGGGGTTAAAAGggtaaaatgtgtgaaatatgtACGGCAGTGGCCACTAGGATTTGAAGTAGGTACTGCAATCAAACTGAAGAATGAAGCAGGTGACTTACTCATGCTGTGTTGCATTTATGTCGGAACCTGGAACTGGGAGTTCGTCAGAAACTTCAGAGTTGCAACTACAAAAAAGGAGTGCAGTGCTGACTGTGACATTGTTGGCACAGGTACTGCAATAAAATAGAACATCATTTGAATAGGGATGATACAGTTTAGCATGGTTCCAATACAAAGAATGCAACTGATGTGCTGTACATGTGGTAATTTTCACCTCTTGTCCCTAGTTGGGCTTATTTTAATATGCCTGCAACAGGTAGCGGTTGATAGTCAAATTGTGTCTGCAGCAGAAGAGAATaatcacatgatgagaggaaATGAGGCAAGAattaaacactgtaaaaactaTACATGGCCCTTCTACAGTAGCTATGCATCAGCAGAGTTGTTATTTTCCCATTAGCTGACTAATTGATTCAGTTATGACTAGTCAACTGTGACTAACTACTATCAATAGTTGTTAGCCGCAGCCTTATTATTGAGTGAGTTAAGTTGAACAGTGACTAATTCATTGTTTCCGTTGCTATCTGTGATGCTAGTATTTcagtttaagggttagggtaaccACTAAATCACTCCTAAATCacttttttcaggtgaaaactTTATAGTTGAGTGTCAAGTATCGAAATGATACATGCCGTGATAAAAaccactcagctctcagcccacgtttttcaaaatcaggcattggagCGGAGATAGCAGTAGAAGAGGGGGTTTAGTTATACTTGTATGTTTCCTTTATCTGTGATCCATATTTCTTACATAATAGCCAAGCattatgtgtgtgggtttttttttaatgacaacgTCCGCTCTGCTTGTGTTCAGGATCCAAATCTTTCAGTACATCATCTACGGCATCGCCTCCTTCTTCTTCGTGTACGCCATCATCCTGCTGGCTGAGGGTTTTTACACCACCAGTGCCATCAAGAAGGAGCTGCAGAGCGACTTCAAGACCACCGCCTGTGGACGCTGTATCACTGCCTTTGTATGTCCATGCAATTCACATGCTCACAAGCACACCATAACATCCACTGACCTAGGACACTCACAATATAAGACCGTAGATGGgatttgattattattgatgttatcaattaatctgcagattattttcttgattcattggataaaatgctgaaaatggTGGAAATCCCAAATTATGTTGATTTCGTTTCCTGTCATAGAcgagcaaagaaaccggaacatattcacatttcagaagctgaaataaaaggaaaaataataataagaagaatattttgcatttcaataatttaaaaaaaccctCAGTTAATTTAGTAAGCGTTTATTCATAAGtcattgattaatcattgcagccctagtaaAGATTAAACAAAACTTCCTCAAACAGAGGTCTGGAAcaacaaatatcaaaaaatgtataattaaataAGGTTTTAACTGTAAAGGCCAGTTAGAATACAAACACTCACATCAAAACAGTTAGTAACCATTGGTTACTAACATTCATTACTATGAGGCTTAaaccttagaacacagagcattttggctgttttttttccattaatacATTAAAACGTATAACGTTTATAACGTAGTATAACGTAGTTTATACAGAGATTATAAAATTCGGAttgtatttgtgaaatttggaaatacgtcacagttcaaagttcacttggttcttttttatgaacaaaaagaaaaaaaagtgtctattttgtgacttctgtacaATTATTCCTACTTTATATCACttctaaaaatgcaatataaaatgaatcttaACTTTGACtcacaacacataagaagatgaaaaaagcctgaatatgtgacctataaacacacccccccaAGATGTCCatttaaggagttgtgtattattcccacggcaatttaccatggccGTGTGAGCATTAAGGGTTAAACAGGAAAcagtgatttattattttttataaaccaCACATTAGAAGGATGCAAAGTCCtgtgtacacacatgtacacacttaAAAACCCACTTGAGCCTTGAGGGTAAATCTGGCCCAGTTTCTCCTTTCCAGCTTGTTTACTCTGATCCCTCCATTAACATTAGCTTCAACacagactgtgactgtgtgcgcgtgtgtgtgtgtgtgtgtgtgtgagagtgtgtggggCTCGTCGAGTAACAGTGCAACTCAAACTTTTACTTTGCTCTTGCAGTTCATGTTCCTGACCTACATCCTAGCGCTGGCCTTCCTCGCCATCTTCTGCTTCACGGCGATCCCCGTGTTCCTCTTCTTCAACATGTGGAACACCTGCGCTGCCATGAGGTCACCGGATTTCTACAACAACATCACCGGTATCACCACCACGTTGGATTCCATCTGTGTGGATGTCAGGCAGTATGGTTAgttcctgtcacacacacacacacacacacacagtggaacaATTTACATTCACTGATGTGAAGCTAATACAccataaaataatgaatgatgCTATTTTTGTGACTGATTATTTCATATTAGCTCATATATAATGGCTGTTAAAGGTCCAATTAGTAAAAAATTAATAACATGTTATGGTTATACCACAATTTCTAAGTGCCTCTGGGAACTAGGGTGGCCTATGCATACCAAAAAGGATATAAACATTCTTTCactttttctgccattttctcGTTCTTCTTCACTGGTGTATGGAAAGAGTTTATGTGAGATTGTGCttcaaattttaaaaatattttaaagcaattatataCTTATACAAACTGACAAACTTATACAAACAATTTATGGATTATTTTAGAAAAACGTTGTAACTAGGAGTGACGTACGTTGTTAGCAGTACCAGTTGATAACGACGCTCGACATGGTACAGTATTTCACGCACACAAACGTGTGCGTGAAATACTGTTTGTGTTTAATCATTTCCAGAGATATTTGATcgtcagacagtggatctgagatacgtgtctcattcccacaacaacagagaagttgggattgaaaaaagtaaatcaaattgacaaaaagtcaacgtCAAAGTCACATAAAACCCCTAcgctgctctttactgtgtttctgtcaagtaagaataaataaataaaaaacaaattttaggtttgcacatgaaaagaaaacatctcaTCCCCCTTACATGTGTCGCGCAGACTCACCTGCaggattaaacacacacagttttcatcTCCGGCAGTTTCCCGCATAAAGAGGAGATTTAGATTATTCACCACCTGATTATTGAGCGCAGTATCGCTCCCCTGTGATTGCATATCTGCTTATCtgtttcatgtacagtatgtgacccACATTTGAAAGACAGCTGGCCCCGCTCGCAGACTAGGACGAGGACCACATATGCTTCACTGGCAGTCAGAACTGAAAAATATTAACCCCAATTACACCAAGCATcaaattattgattatttttgaatcattttatatgaaCAGAATAACTTTTTtatgaaaatgcatttttaaaaaggcagaaaatgtcaattaaagggattaaaaatgaaaagaaagaaagatgaagaTCCATCTTTTTCCCGCAGGAGAGGCTCAAAGGCCTCGGACAGCAGCCGCCATGTTTCCTTTAATCTTTCATTCATAATGCCTTCAATCACACAGCGAGTCTCGGGGGAGAAGAGGGGAATAAGCTTCTTGTCCCACATGTGACGTTTCATCTCTGTGATCCTGCAGGTATTATTCCCTGGAACGCGACACCGGGAAAAGCTTGTGGAGCTACACTGGGAGACATCTGTGACACGAGTGAGGTGAGAGGACTCTGACCTGACCCTCTCTCACTTTcttatccctctctctctctattgctCCTTTTCATCCCTCactgctctccctctctgtcttctcaTCCACAGTTCTACCTTTCCTACCATCTCTACATCGTTGCTTTCGCCGGAGCCGGAGCCACCGCCATCGCATTGGTAAGCACCTCGTGTGATCTGCCGAAAGAAATATGCACGTTGCCATGGCGTGCTTATTGGTTGCCGTGGCAACGCCGCCTCTCATGCTTGTCGGCGTGCCGTCCTCTTGGGTTGAAATCTTACCCTGCAGCCTGGCTCTGTATGAGAATTGTGAGCTTTACTCTGCTGTGGAGGcggactttttttgtgtgtttcagataagtgggctaaaaaaaaaaatagcgaGAACAGAAGCACCTCTGCAGATGTTATTGGGTCAGTGCTGTGTAGTAGTTGACTAAATGTAGGCGGTGGAAACATGGAAAGGTGGAAAATTCACCGGTTGAACGGTTTTTTATGATAGTAGATCAGGTTTAACAAACTCGTAACCATTAGACCAgtgccacatttgtgtcctgaATGACATAAtaacagcacaacaacattaaatggactgtgtgcttgaagttCTAGTCATTTTTGGAAATGTTaaggataatctaaatatacaagttggcaaaatgttTAACATTAAGTCCagttttaagttattttaacGCAATCTAAACATGACGTTAAATAGAATTTGTGAACATCACTAATGTCCTCTTGTATCTCTTACTTGCTGAGATGATTTTGTAATACTGTCTCATATGGATAAGGGAAGTACTGGTGCTTATGTTTCcctacttcacacactggtgacatctaatggtgaaactgaggattgcaataaaaaaaaacaaaaaaaaaacggaccCCTCCACTCGAACCACCCTTTCCAAAGTGTGTCAAGCAAattacagtggccttcacataccaaaaaTAATGCTTattattcttcatttgtgtaGCAAATCTTGCTACATGGAACATGTCGGCACAAGATCACGGCCTCCGTAAAGCGAGGCCCTTCCaggactggacctttaagtgaaaTTTGGTGCCAAAAAACGTGtatttaacaaatgttttgAACTATGTTTTTCTATATTCTTGACATTTATTACCTAAGTTGATCCTTAGTATTTATTTCAACGCCATTCTAGAAGGACTGTTACCATAGTAACTGGACGCTAATCACAGAGAGCAATTGTGTAATTTTACATGTAGGAATCATCTAAACATTACATCATCATTTCTCCAGTAGTGCCTCCAGGGACACGGTGGACAGGCTTTTTTTCATGGTGGCCATTTTGACAGATAAAAGCACACgtttccatccatccgtccgtcttctaccgccttatcctccacatgagtgtcgtGGGGAGCGCTGTGCcactaatttaatttaatttgaacagAGCCACGGTTAATGtgctgaaattaaataaaactgcCGCCGTGAAGCAAGCCTGTAGCTTCTTTATGTGCAACTTAATAATAAACCTGGAGGGAAACAACCTGTCCAGCAGCAGAAAGCATTATACACTGCCCAATCCCCCATTACTCCCCAGGTGCAGACCTGgcatgtgtgttcactactggtgtgtaataaggataaagggttaaattaactatcactaattggtgtgtgtgcaataaaaaaataatttctaaTTGAGTGTAATATTTTTATAGACAgttttgagtcattttagaaTTAGTTGTGATTAACTCTTAGTGCTAATGCAGCACAGAGCTGTGCAGCAGGtgaattgccatgggaatactatacaactccttatatggacatgctgttggtgtgtgtttataggtcacatactgtattcaggctttaaaaaatgcgggggggggggggggttccgtcttcttatgtgttgttgagtcaaagttatgattcattttatgtcgtATTTTTctgtagtgatataaagtagcaataattgtgcagaagtcacaaaataaactgtTCTAGGCTAGagtaaaatgatgttttaagcctctgtgtatatactgtacattttaacatagtaatggaaaaaaaaaagcagccgaaatgctctgtgttgtaAGGGTTAACAAAAGAAACCGTCTCCCATCAGATCCACTACTTGATGATTCTGGCAGCCAACTGGGCCTATCTGAGGAGTGCCGTCTCCACACACGAGTACCAGGACATCAAGACCAAGGACGACCAGGACGTAGAGGCCGAGGCGCGCTCAAAAGACGGCCAgaactcctcctcctactcATAAGGACGAGAGCTCGTCTCCTGCCGCCACCCATCTCCCGTCCACGCCTCACACTCTCAcaacaccccacacacacccccGCCCTCCCCCTCAGTTTCACACAAACCACCTCGGTAATGTTTGATAGTCCCGCGGCCTCACGACTCTCCATCCTCTTCCCCTCCAGAGTGCTGAGTCACAGTTGTGGGAGCACGCCCCCCCACACTGGAGGGGAGGAGCATAGAGGGTCAGGAGAGGTGACGGGGTCAGACGGAGGCAGATGTTTCAGAGCAGTGGAGCTCGCCCTGACGACCGCCATCCTGCCCGCCAGCCCGCCGGGGTCAGGCTCATGTACGGGTACATCAGTTCAGAAGCGTCTCgccccccacaccccccacccacccaccaccacccatCCCTTCGTGCTTTTGGGCGGCGGCTCGTGAACATGGCCCCCGGCTGTGACGGCCTCGCGCCCTGAGCCAGCACAGCCTCGTGACACagcctaaaaacacacacacacatacataaaaaaacattgttcgCTGTCAGCGACCACCTTCCTCCATTTTGTCAgtgttatatatacacatatatatatatatatatatatgtata
This genomic interval from Solea solea chromosome 2, fSolSol10.1, whole genome shotgun sequence contains the following:
- the LOC131450049 gene encoding neuronal membrane glycoprotein M6-b-like isoform X2, which produces MGCFECCIKCLGGVPYASLVATILCFSGVALFCGCGHVALTGTLTMLENHFSTVTTDHATLTTVIQIFQYIIYGIASFFFVYAIILLAEGFYTTSAIKKELQSDFKTTACGRCITAFFMFLTYILALAFLAIFCFTAIPVFLFFNMWNTCAAMRSPDFYNNITGITTTLDSICVDVRQYGIIPWNATPGKACGATLGDICDTSEFYLSYHLYIVAFAGAGATAIALIHYLMILAANWAYLRSAVSTHEYQDIKTKDDQDVEAEARSKDGQNSSSYS
- the LOC131450049 gene encoding neuronal membrane glycoprotein M6-b-like isoform X1, yielding MDGTKPAMESNAEDTQDEGQESKGCFECCIKCLGGVPYASLVATILCFSGVALFCGCGHVALTGTLTMLENHFSTVTTDHATLTTVIQIFQYIIYGIASFFFVYAIILLAEGFYTTSAIKKELQSDFKTTACGRCITAFFMFLTYILALAFLAIFCFTAIPVFLFFNMWNTCAAMRSPDFYNNITGITTTLDSICVDVRQYGIIPWNATPGKACGATLGDICDTSEFYLSYHLYIVAFAGAGATAIALIHYLMILAANWAYLRSAVSTHEYQDIKTKDDQDVEAEARSKDGQNSSSYS